A genome region from Labrus mixtus chromosome 9, fLabMix1.1, whole genome shotgun sequence includes the following:
- the LOC132980358 gene encoding uncharacterized protein C22orf31-like: protein MHPKNCCQRRNEMRPYGLRQSIRCPKKYGETVKERKYMVAPPCYLDFVCEQNEVDPQKPLDDRYKRNTAVPPDLKPPHRDTVLTNEDRTLTSQPAGPLLIHGFTVPEYQQTYHSVVDPLLVSPCGKLTAYSVELGRNIKEHLFEELAYPTLQISEQTDGKVEVLERFCVLRATPFINIDSKGGPQ from the exons ATGCATCCAAAGAACTGCTGCCAAAGA AGGAATGAAATGCGTCCCTATGGCCTGAGGCAGAGTATTAGATGTCCTAAGAAATATGGGGAGACTGTTAAAGAGAGGAAGTACATGGTTGCTCCACCATGCTATTTGGACTTTGTGTGCGAGCAGAATGAAGTGGACCCCCAGAAGCCCCTGGATGACCGGTATAAAAGAAACACTGCTGTTCCTCCAGATCTCAAACCGCCCCACAGGGACACAGTTCTCACTAATGAAGACAGGACCTTGACTAGTCAGCCTGCAGGACCTCTGCTGATCCACGGCTTCACAGTTCCAGAGTACCAGCAGACATATCATTCTGTGGTGGATCCCCTGCTCGTTAGTCCATGTGGAAAGCTCACAGCATACAGTGTGGAGCTGGGCCGCAACATTAAGGAACATCTGTTTGAAGAGCTGGCATACCCAACGCTTCAGATTTCAGAACAGACCGATGGGAAGGTGGAGGTGTTGGAGAGGTTTTGTGTGCTCCGGGCTACACCTTTCATTAATATAGACAGTAAGGGGGGCCCACAGTGA